A region of Cucumis melo cultivar AY chromosome 2, USDA_Cmelo_AY_1.0, whole genome shotgun sequence DNA encodes the following proteins:
- the LOC103487236 gene encoding uncharacterized protein LOC103487236 isoform X2: MKLSGCLPLLAEQKSRHSCLCSLLPTASLLCLALFVGSVYVAPNYREKISRWGIDGLVSSKFNKCEKQCRPNGSEPLPKDIVVTASNLEMRPLWGASKRSYQNPVNSSSNIFAMAVGIKQKDLVNKMVTKFLSSDFAVMLFHYDGIVDEWKDFDWSNRVIHVTAVNQTKWWFAKRFLHPDIVEEYDYVFLWDEDLGVDNFDPKLYVHIIESEGLEISQPALDPYKSEVHHQITARGRRSTVHRRTFRPSNGGKGCDVNSTAPPCTGWIEMMAPVFSRAAWRCVWYMIQNDLIHAWGLDMQLGYCAQTSSNSRVKDHRADVRRQSYIELDVFRKRWQKAAEQDECWQDPYPETVEGKTS; encoded by the exons ATGAAGCTCTCCGGTTGT TTGCCATTGCTTGCAGAGCAAAAAAGTAGGCATTCCTGTCTTTGTAGCCTTCTTCCAACTGCTTCTTTGCTTTGTCTTGCATTGTTTGTGGGGAGTGTATATGTAGCACCCAACTATAGGGAG AAAATATCTAGATGGGGAATAGATGGTTTAGTCAGTTCAAAGTTCAATAAATGTGAG AAACAATGTAGGCCAAATGGAAGTGAGCCACTACCTAAAGACATTGTTGTCACTGCATCTAACTTGGAAATGCGACCGCTGTGGGGCGCGTCAAAGCGTTCTTATCAG AATCCTGTTAACTCATCAAGTAACATATTCGCCATGGCCGTTGGGATTAAACAAAAAGATCTTGTGAATAAAATGGTGACAAAG TTTCTTTCTAGCGACTTTGCTGTGATGCTTTTCCATTATGATGGTATTGTGGACGAGTGGAAGGATTTTGATTGGAGTAACCGCGTAATACACGTAACTGCAGTCAATCAAACTAAGTG GTGGTTTGCCAAGCGCTTCTTACATCCTGATATTGTAGAAGAATATGATTACGTCTTTCTTTGGGATGAGGACCTTGGAGTTGACAATTTCGATCCAAAACT GTATGTACATATTATTGAAAGTGAAGGGCTAGAGATTTCACAACCTGCACTTGATCCATACAAATCAGAGGTACACCATCAAATTACTGCACGCGGGAGGCGATCAACAGTCCACAG GAGAACTTTTAGACCTAGTAATGGTGGAAAGGGTTGTGATGTCAACAGTACAGCCCCTCCATGCACTGG ATGGATAGAAATGATGGCCCCTGTTTTTTCCCGAGCTGCATGGCGTTGTGTTTGGTATATGATCCAA AATGATTTGATCCATGCTTGGGGCTTGGATATGCAACTGGGATACTGTGCTCAG ACATCTTCCAATTCTCGTGTTAAGGATCATAGAGCTGAT GTAAGAAGACAGTCCTATATCGAACTAGATGTATTTAGAAAAAGATGGCAAAAGGCCGCTGAGCAAGATGAGTGTTGGCAAGATCCTTACCCAGAGACAGTGGAGGGTAAAACTTCATAA
- the LOC103487236 gene encoding uncharacterized protein LOC103487236 isoform X1: protein MKLSGCLPLLAEQKSRHSCLCSLLPTASLLCLALFVGSVYVAPNYREKISRWGIDGLVSSKFNKCEKQCRPNGSEPLPKDIVVTASNLEMRPLWGASKRSYQNPVNSSSNIFAMAVGIKQKDLVNKMVTKFLSSDFAVMLFHYDGIVDEWKDFDWSNRVIHVTAVNQTKWWFAKRFLHPDIVEEYDYVFLWDEDLGVDNFDPKLYVHIIESEGLEISQPALDPYKSEVHHQITARGRRSTVHRRTFRPSNGGKGCDVNSTAPPCTGWIEMMAPVFSRAAWRCVWYMIQNDLIHAWGLDMQLGYCAQGDRTKNVGVVDSEYVIHYGRPTLGGPEENETSSNSRVKDHRADVRRQSYIELDVFRKRWQKAAEQDECWQDPYPETVEGKTS from the exons ATGAAGCTCTCCGGTTGT TTGCCATTGCTTGCAGAGCAAAAAAGTAGGCATTCCTGTCTTTGTAGCCTTCTTCCAACTGCTTCTTTGCTTTGTCTTGCATTGTTTGTGGGGAGTGTATATGTAGCACCCAACTATAGGGAG AAAATATCTAGATGGGGAATAGATGGTTTAGTCAGTTCAAAGTTCAATAAATGTGAG AAACAATGTAGGCCAAATGGAAGTGAGCCACTACCTAAAGACATTGTTGTCACTGCATCTAACTTGGAAATGCGACCGCTGTGGGGCGCGTCAAAGCGTTCTTATCAG AATCCTGTTAACTCATCAAGTAACATATTCGCCATGGCCGTTGGGATTAAACAAAAAGATCTTGTGAATAAAATGGTGACAAAG TTTCTTTCTAGCGACTTTGCTGTGATGCTTTTCCATTATGATGGTATTGTGGACGAGTGGAAGGATTTTGATTGGAGTAACCGCGTAATACACGTAACTGCAGTCAATCAAACTAAGTG GTGGTTTGCCAAGCGCTTCTTACATCCTGATATTGTAGAAGAATATGATTACGTCTTTCTTTGGGATGAGGACCTTGGAGTTGACAATTTCGATCCAAAACT GTATGTACATATTATTGAAAGTGAAGGGCTAGAGATTTCACAACCTGCACTTGATCCATACAAATCAGAGGTACACCATCAAATTACTGCACGCGGGAGGCGATCAACAGTCCACAG GAGAACTTTTAGACCTAGTAATGGTGGAAAGGGTTGTGATGTCAACAGTACAGCCCCTCCATGCACTGG ATGGATAGAAATGATGGCCCCTGTTTTTTCCCGAGCTGCATGGCGTTGTGTTTGGTATATGATCCAA AATGATTTGATCCATGCTTGGGGCTTGGATATGCAACTGGGATACTGTGCTCAG GGTGATCGAACAAAGAATGTTGGTGTCGTTGACTCTGAATACGTAATCCATTACGGAAGACCTACACTAGGTGGTCCAGAAGAAAATGAG ACATCTTCCAATTCTCGTGTTAAGGATCATAGAGCTGAT GTAAGAAGACAGTCCTATATCGAACTAGATGTATTTAGAAAAAGATGGCAAAAGGCCGCTGAGCAAGATGAGTGTTGGCAAGATCCTTACCCAGAGACAGTGGAGGGTAAAACTTCATAA